The Colias croceus chromosome 2, ilColCroc2.1 region CAGCCCTTATCGAGTGCCCTTCAAATGCTACTGCGTTTAGACAAATGAACAACGTTGCTCCCTTCACGGCACACGCCATTTACACTGAGTTAAAAATGCTAGAAGTGAagggtttttatttttagctattactgttaattattttaatttttttcatttctagAATAAATGTTAAGTATATATACTTACTttgttgaaataaaaagtatttgaaaACGTAAAAAGCTTGGTAAAGTTTACAGATTTCATCGTCGTCGTCGTCATACGACGTTCACTGCTTCATTGGCCAGGCCAAAGACTTCCAGAACGGTGGATCACCAGCGGCCTGCATCCAGCGGCTTTCCGCCACCTGACTAGACATTACGGATATAACATATTGTTATTCTAGCTTCAACGAAAATGTAGAGATTAAATACTATGCAAGCAGCAACTCAAAATGAGcgctattttattttgattttccACTATGTTTGACAAAGGAacaataatgataaaaaatactaaattaatgtattttcatTACGACTAATCCTTCCAGTATCATATTTTGTTCTACagctataataaaagtttcgcGGTACAATAGCAGCAACTCGTAGAACACAATAAATCAATTGGAGTGGGTGGTTGACTTTTCACTCAAATGTGTGGTTAATTGTAACCGAAAATGACTGTTGATCGAGGcacacttaattttatttgagtgGTGCGAGGGGCCGCGGGTGGGGTGGAAAGTAATGGTTCACTTGCTTTTATgactatttcatatttgtatttatcttGTACACAGGAACTTGTAATTGGAACGTGatattagtaaaataattagtatTGATTTTCTGGTTGGTGAATTATTAAATGTGAATCGAAAAGTTGTTAAAGTTTGAGTGAATAGGTAGCTTTTTATGtctaattaatattagatttgttagttcttttaaatttgatttccCTTATCTTACTCAGAAGCTCTATTTCTGTGGGAAAATTAAAAGCTCTATTTAAATTGTGGGGAACAGTATCAGACGTTTAGGAAGCTAGCTCTATCTCACTAGACGACCGTGACGGAGaactgtataatttttattgaactaCCAAAAAGGTAAGTAGTTaagtaagtaaattttatcaacAATAGCTATAAggaattttattgcattttaaaataattaatttacctaCATAATGGATAGTCGCATCTCTATCGAATCGGctctattgtttatttaagcgccgatttttcaatccttggttaaaatttatccgtccaataaagtataacacgaacattttaaaatgtcacctgtaattactgtcaaatacggacaattagaatacatttttgaaatggtagtctaatacgttattcgatgaataagttttaaccaaggattgaaaaataagCCCTTAGTCATTTTAGTGGTAAATCTTAGCGAATTCGTAATTTAACATACGGCTCAATGACTATACTGACTGATAAATAGTAAATCAAAGAATTGCACGTAAAGATAACAACAGCTCTATCCTTAAAAACAAGTCTTGAGTATTTTAGATAGCTATTATACGCTATATTATTACAACTATTTACGTGcctttgttatattattttaaaactgcaCAAAACCAATTTAAAATGAAGCACAATTACAATAGATTTCATACATCACGTCAAGTTTCCGACCGTTACAAGTTCCAACCCCTCCATTACGGTATGCCACTACAGGGTAATTGCACTTTGATTGCCCATTTAAATCATTTGACTCTgttcaaaattaattgtaaCAGCACTTTACGTTTTCATCGCCAGTGTTCATTACAAcaaaaggtattttatttaaaatataaagactaCAATTATTTCGTAGTTAATGTAATGAAGATTGTTGAGGTTATTTTCACTgtgatgattattttttaatgaaacgaCACTTCATTTATtagcttttattaatttaagccACCTTTCAGATTTTCTAGTGTGATAATATTcgtaactagcttccgcccgcgactccgtccgcgcggatgtcggtcttcgcgtggatggttatttctccattttgagtacctctgtcaataacatcttataaatatctattggacccaattcccaaatacggctaggcctataataatacgcaacgtgtgttcgcggttctacggaacaacgtctatggataaaactgaaaaattaagattattttttttctacgtatttttcctggataaaaagtatcctattttacgcccaggataataaggtataattataccaagtttcatcgaaatcgaaccgctagttttcacgtgatgccttcacatacagacagacagacagacagacagacagacagacagacaaaaatttttttaatcacatatttgggtttggtatcgatccagtaacatcccctgctatttattttttcaatattttcaatgtacagaattgacccttctacagatttattatatgtatagattcactggagttttaataaaaaaatagtagttatagataaatatgacataagaatgtttttctatgatcaggaataatattaaattaaaaatatggtaACATTCCTATCactttcataaatattatgaaataatcaTAACTATATGCTTTTaaagtatacaaaatattatcaattttctTCAGGCCAATATGCCTCTATCATTTTCTTAAGTCGGTCGTCAATTTGCTTCTCCGTTGGAGGTTGCTTTCCCATCAAGAAGACAAATTTCTCGTGACAGTCCATCATTCCGAGGTACTGACCTTCAATGATCTTCAAACGCATTGGGTAGCGACTGAAATCAGCCAAGTCGAGCTTAGCTGTAAAGTAAAGATCTATTAGGGGTCTAATTATTGTAGGTATCCATCCACGAGGATAAGGTTTTTCGGGACAACTGTTTTTTCAACCTTTCACTTCAACCCCCTCAATAATTGTAGTTGGCGCGATAAAAAGTTACCTTGTCTTTCTCTGAAGTCTAATCTCTAATATCTTATATGTCTCGTAAACGTaggtatagttttattttcagttttgtgttgattatcatcatcagcccatatacgttcccactgctgggacacgggcctcctatgagggtacaggccataatccaccacgctggccaagtgcgggtttgTGTTGATTAAGTATGATATAATCGGTAGATGTCAACTGTTTATCAGTTGAGTTTGAAAAATGGAACACTCGATTTTAGGAATCTAATTTTCCAAAAACTACGTTGTGTACTTTTTAATGAGAGTTATCATTATAACGAAATACAAGTAATACTATACCTATAAtgtgtaatatgtattatattactaaGTATAAGTTGTTAGTTACCTGTGGGAGGTGGCATTTGTAAAGTTCTATAAGAGCCATCATCGCGAAGTCGTTCTAGATAATAATCCCTGGTTTTGTTGGAATTAATTTCAGCGCAGGGTATTTGCATTTTCAAAGACATGTTTTCCCATTTAAGGTTCTCCACAAATTTTCCTATACGTTCTTCAAGATCAGTTCTTTCCTAAAAGTAAAAGATGAGTGAGAAATTATTCAGAAAacttatatttcttaaattgGTACCTATTAGGTATATCTAATAGGTATCAAATGTAGAGACAATGTAAACTGTACCTTATGCTATCAATGCTTGAATGCATTgataaaatagaataattattcaagATTAGTGCTAGCAGGTAACCATtagtacttaattaaaaaatagtaaatagaacccaaaattattacttaatcGAAATGACGAACCTCCTTACTAAGAGCGGAGAACGAAACACAATGCTTTTCACCAGACCCTTTGGACAGTTCCGTTTTGAAATGCAGCAGATGCCACGTGCCATAAGCTTGCTCGTCTTTGAAGTTCACACCCGCTGAAAAGTTCTGGCAACTCGGACCATCGGCATGTTTATGTGACTTGCCCGTTATCAATCCAATACACATCAACGCTGTTACTGCAAAcaaattaaaagtataaagtAAGCTTGATGGAGTGTAGGGCAGATgctagatatttttttatgaatgaagataaataaataaaaactaccaAAAATTAACACCGTTGGCGTCGTTTTAAAGAACATCATGTCGAGAGCGACGTGAGCTGCGGTAATGAATTGAATGACTTGATTAGGTATGTCGAAAGGATAACAGCATTAAACATTCATTTGCGAATAAATCTTATTGCCAGAGGCGGCAATGCGTCTTTTTGCTGGTATTCTTGCTAATATCTGCCTTTTTCCAGGAAAACAAGAGGTTTAAGGATTGATACGCTGTATTACGATTTATTACTTCGTAAAtaagtaaaacaaaagaaGATCGTTAAGATGATTTACCCTAAGAAGAAACGAAATACTGCCTCTAtcttttatgtaggtatatctttAGATAAcataaactattattttatttgaaaatatatttttttttcgagtTATGCTCGgtttttttcttataagtaggtatacatttattgtttattcttGCATCGttatgtaagtaggtaggtacgtattaTCTGTAAAGTTCCaagaaattaagttttaaataagtactttTAAAATCACCTCAACTATTTCATGTTCCattgcataaataataaatgaaattaaaatatgtagcgAAATCAGAATgcgataggtacctaccacgTAAACCAAAGAAATACTTACATTCAAGAATGTATGATAACGTTGAGTTTGAATGGCTGAGTTTCAAGtttctgtaaaatatatttgtaataaacagttaaataaatattagtaattaattaattgtgtctgattaagaaatattttgaagtgGAAAATGTCAAGTCCATAAGTTATAAGATTTGTAAACGCGTTGGAGTAAATGATGAGTGGACTGTAAACTGAATAATCGGCGGCATCCCGTCCATTCTGTACTTTTGCAATTTACGAGATCCTCGCCGTGAACGcgatttatgtaaattaataccacctattaatattgatattgtgCCAGTcaatttaaagtaattaatgGGAAATTTTGTAGCGACATTACTCAATGTCAAATATTCCCTTGAAGATAATCAGGAAAAATTACTTGAATTTTCACGATTTTCCAGCATGTTAATACGAAATAGTAAGACTAAAatacgaaaatatattatatgtataaaagaaACCTATAAAGGAAATACATTTGGAAAGATACTGTAGTGTTGCtgcttataattattattcgatAATCTTAGAAGTAGTAGGTAGTGTATATTTCTTACAGGTGTGCCTAACCTCGACTTAAATAACAGATCGAATGGACACCACTTAAAGGTtgcatttacaatataatagttCCTATACAAAGCTTACAGGtacgtaataattataccttattcttatataaatattatataaaatactcaATAAATGCTCGTTGGATaagcaatttaaataattatttcacgaTCGTCAGTCTTGGcttacattattttcatttgaaattgTTCTGCTAGGTTGCAttggaatattatttatttcccagTAATACCAATAATTGCTAGTTCTAacgatattatattgattCTGATGCACTGTTCGATGactaaacaataattatgtaagtatacTAATAATGATCGGTGTGTTTCGATGGACAGTCACGATTATTTGTTTCTGTTGTTATTGACATTCATTTTTCAATCTACATGCTATACATTATATTAGATACATAGATCGCATTTTAAAACCTTCATCTATTGAGTATTGACTATTGAAcgattcaaataatattattgtatatgcTGAAAAGTGAAAATCGTTTTCGAGGATTGATCAATTTTAGGCTGATTCGAACCCTTCTTAGAAGCACATAGAGAAAAACTATACACAATAAACCGAGCaggtgtatttttattttattcgaatgaaatttaattatcttgATTGCCTCACCTGCCTAGGAATTAGCGAAACAATATTTCATTGGGTGTCATTAGTCGGCCGGGATAGAGCTGACCTTACGCTTTGTTCGGAGCGTCACGTAGACATCTCGGCGAGGTTTTAATTACCGCGAACCGAATACATTAATGTAATCAAAGCTCGATACATCATACTCGCGCTATCGCCCCGCCTCGGTTTGATTAATAATTCTAATGAGCGGCGGTGCCAAACGAGTTAATTAAGTGTTCTTTTTTTAGTCTGCCACTGCGACCAGTAAACGGGCGCATCAATCACTGCTTTGTGCCCGCCGCCGAATTTCTTAATGATTGAAATGACGGCAGCGATATATGGATGCACTAGAGCACAGGGGTTAATGTGAACAACATTAACTCGTGTATTACCGGCCTAAAGGCGGACTTAAcacgttttaaattaaatcgctgTCAAACATTTTGCCAATTTCGGAGTCTTTAGTGCCGGGTTGCATACcttcatttttattgtttaaataagtGTATCAATTTGTTACATTGTTAAAAGTATTTATGCtgccatattatgttatttttttacccgattatattaattaacaaatgCCTCAATTCCTTTCTCAATCGTTGATATTTGCAAAAAGATTGCAATGTACTGAAGCAATTTCgtataaagtttatatttctGTGTACCGTGCAAaagtagataatttattattgatatCCTGAGAAGAGCTTGGGGCAATGTAGAGCAGAGCTACTGTAAGGCTCCATTTAAATGTTTGTAGCGGTAGCTTTACAAATGATATGCGTgtgaactaaataaataaactaagattatttttctattattaatcaaagacaatttatgaaaatttataagttataaatttaagtacaattataaataaatataataacctACCTACATGTATTGTCTACAAAGTTTCTATATTAGAATTGcctatagtacctacctatgtgcACCCAAACTAAGAccataatatatatctataacgcgttaaatctttataaataataattttaagaaatcatCTCATCTCTAAATGTGTTCAAGACAAATGAcgaatattagtataaatgaAAACAGTTTATTCTGTAAAACTAGTGGGAACAGTTCCACGTCAAACATTATCAATCATTGGCAGCGGCCGCGGGCGGAATTGCCTTAATTTGATAAAACGCAATTAGCTACCAAAAAGAAATCTAATCTCCAGAGGCGGCTCAAGTTTTTTGGCAGCTTCAATTTTGAATGAGTTCCATTTTGATGGCTAATATCATGgagtttttctttgtattaACACGCAGTGGGCTGTGGGTGTAATGCTCGCCGTATGATTCATTATGACTAAAAAACTAATCCCATGCCATACAACTTGCGGCGTACAAATGGATAGGTTTCAGTTTCAATTAAAACTAGcacatgaatattttaaaatataaaagaatgcGCTAAATTGCTTAGTTAAGTTCAGAATTTACATATAGGTACGATATCATATTTTCAGCATGGGTTCAATCGCGATTTGATCacaattaatacataaaagCATTTTTAATGTATCGATAATTAACAACTATTGTGAATGCAATTAAAAGACATCCTTTCCGGCGAGTCATTCCAGTGGCAGTATCAAGTGGAACACAGCAGGGTTCGATGTCTAATTCACCGCGCTACCAACAGGTGGCAGCAATGCCTCTTTTCAAATCTGACAGACGCCATTGCCTTTAAGTCAGAAAGCcgcgaataaaattaatgatgtTCGCGCCTTAATGACGTTTCACGACGCCGCTCCATTGTGTCCGTAATACAACAATTATTGAGAtcatttattaagtttattgaTCTTTTAAGTTAATCTTTTATTTCGTAATTTAGCTCGATGCGAGCGCGCGAACTCATGAAAAAATATCTCATATGCGGAGGCATTTTTTGGACTATTTTTGTCATTATACGGCGTGATGTGAGCGGTCTTTGAATGTAGAGGCAATTACTGCTCTGCATGTGGTTTGATTATGTACGAAGGTTCCGTTCCATCTAGCGGTGAGCC contains the following coding sequences:
- the LOC123702499 gene encoding uncharacterized protein LOC123702499; translation: MMFFKTTPTVLIFVTALMCIGLITGKSHKHADGPSCQNFSAGVNFKDEQAYGTWHLLHFKTELSKGSGEKHCVSFSALSKEERTDLEERIGKFVENLKWENMSLKMQIPCAEINSNKTRDYYLERLRDDGSYRTLQMPPPTAKLDLADFSRYPMRLKIIEGQYLGMMDCHEKFVFLMGKQPPTEKQIDDRLKKMIEAYWPEEN